The Mustela nigripes isolate SB6536 chromosome 4, MUSNIG.SB6536, whole genome shotgun sequence genome includes a window with the following:
- the PDIA4 gene encoding protein disulfide-isomerase A4 — protein sequence MRLRKACLLVLLLALAQLLVAASAGGPDEDSSNKEDAIEDEEEEEEDDEEEEDDDLEVKEENGVLVLNDVNFDNFVADKDTVLLEFYAPWCGHCKQFAPEYEKIASALKEHDPPIPVAKIDATSESALAGRFGVSGYPTIKILKKGQAVDYEGSRTQEEIVAKVKEVSQPNWTPPPEVTLVLTKENFDEVVDGADIILVEFYAPWCGHCKKLAPEYEKAAKELSKRSPPIPLAKVDATAETDLAKRFEVSGYPTLKIFRKGKPFDYNGPREKYGIVDYMIEQSGPPSKEIMSLKQVQEFLKDGDDVIIIGVFKAESDPAYQQYQDAANNLREDYKFHHTFSTEIAKFLKVSSGKLVIMQPEKFQSKYEPRSHVMDILSSTEGSAIKDHVLKHTLPLVGHRKTSNDAKRYTRRPLVVVYYSVDFSFDYRAATQFWRNKVLEVAKDFPEYTFAVADEDDFATEVKDLGLSESGEDVNAAILDEGGRKFAMEPDDFDSDTLREFVRAFKKGKLKPVVKSQPVPKNNKGPVKVVVGKTFDSIVMDPKKDVLIEFYAPWCGHCKQLEPEYTALGKKYKNHKNLVIAKMDATANDITNDRYKVEGFPTIYFAPSGDKKNPIKFEDGNRDLEHLSKFVEEHATKLSRTREDL from the exons ATTCTTCTAATAAGGAGGACGCCATTGAGgacgaagaggaggaggaggaggacgacgaGGAAGAGGAGGACGATGACTTGGAAGTCAAGGAAGAAAATGGGGTCCTGGTCCTGAATGACGTGAACTTCGATAACTTTGTGGCTGACAAAGACACGGTGCTGCTGGAGTTCTACGCTCCGTG GTGTGGACATTGCAAGCAGTTTGCTCCGGAGTATGAGAAAATCGCCAGTGCCTTGAAGGAGCACGACCCTCCCATTCCTGTGGCCAAGATCGATGCGACCTCAGAGTCGGCGCTGGCCGGCAGGTTTGGGGTGAGCGGCTACCCCACCATCAAGATCCTTAAGAAGGGCCAGGCTGTGGACTACGAGGGCTCCAGGACTCAGGAAG AAATTGttgccaaggtcaaagaggtctCCCAGCCCAACTGGACGCCTCCTCCGGAAGTCACACTGGTGCTGACCAAAGAGAACTTCGATGAAGTGGTGGACGGGGCAGACATCATTCTGGTGGAGTTCTACGCCCCATG GTGTGGACACTGCAAGAAGCTGGCCCCCGAGTACGAGAAGGCCGCCAAGGAGCTGAGCAAGCGCTCCCCCCCAATCCCGCTGGCCAAGGTCGATGCCACTGCGGAGACAGACCTGGCCAAGAGGTTCGAGGTCTCTGGCTATCCCACCCTGAAAATCTTCCGCAAGGGAAAGCCTTTTGATTACAACGGCCCACGGGAAAAATACG GTATCGTCGACTACATGATCGAGCAGTCCGGGCCACCCTCCAAGGAGATCATGTCCCTGAAGCAGGTCCAGGAGTTCCTGAAGGATGGGGATGACGTCATCATCATTGGGGTCTTTAAAGCGGAGAGTGACCCAGCCTACCAGCAGTACCAGGATGCTG CGAATAACCTGCGAGAAGATTACAAATTCCACCACACTTTCAGCACTGAAATAGCAAAGTTCCTGAAAGTCTCCTCGGGGAAGTTGGTCATAATGCAGCCTGAGAAATTCCAGTCCAAGTACGAGCCCCGGAGCCACGTGATGGACATCCTG AGCTCCACGGAGGGGTCAGCCATCAAGGACCACGTGCTGAAGCACACCTTGCCGCTGGTGGGGCACCGCAAGACCTCCAACGACGCCAAGCGGTACACGCGGCGCCCCCTGGTGGTCGTGTACTACAGCGTGGACTTCAGCTTCGATTACAGAGCTG CCACCCAGTTTTGGCGGAACAAAGTCTTGGAGGTGGCCAAGGACTTCCCCGAGTACACTTTTGCCGTGGCCGATGAGGACGACTTCGCCACGGAGGTGAAGGACCTGGGGCTCAGTGAGAGCGGGGAGGACGTCAATGCCGCCATCCTGGACGAGGGCGGCCGGAAGTTCGCCATGGAGCCTGACGACTTTGACTCTGACACCCTCCGGGAGTTTGTCAGAGCGTTCAAAAAAG GAAAACTGAAGCCGGTGGTCAAATCCCAGCCGGTGCCCAAGAACAACAAGGGGCCTGTCAAAGTTGTGGTGGGGAAGACCTTCGACTCCATTGTGATGGACCCCAAGAAGGACGTCCTCATCGAATTCTATGCGCCCTGGTGCGGGCACTGCAAGCAGCTGGAGCCCGAGTACACCGCCCTCGGCAAGAAGTACAAGAACCACAAAAACCTGGTCATCGCCAAGATGGACGCCACTGCCAATGACATCACCAACGACCGCTACAAAGTTGAGGGGTTCCCTACCATCTACTTCGCCCCCAGTGGGGACAAAAAGAACCCAATTAAATTTGAGGACGGAAACAGAGATCTGGAACATTTGAGCAAGTTTGTAGAAGAACATGCCACAAAACTGAGCAGGACCAGAGAAGACCTTTGA